CCGAATTCGACCGGAGAGGTCAACCTCACCAGACTCATACACGCTCGCTTCACCCCATCTTCAGGTCTGGCGTGGGCCAAGGCGATGCCAGGAGCCACCACCATATAAGGGCCATACTCTTCAACGACCTTCACCATGGCGTCAATATACCCCGGGGTGATGGACCCTGTCTCCAGAAGAAGTTGCCCTGCCAAGCGGACTGCATGTCGCCAATCCTCAGCCGACAGGCCCAATCGGATAGTTCTCTCATTCAGAAGATCGAGTAAGCGGATAGCCGTGTCCAACGTCGTCTCGCTCCATTCCTCACAATGGTCAGGCTTATCAAATAGAGAGAAAAGGGGGCCAGTTACACATTGTACTGGCCCCCAGTCCCCTGTGTCAAGTACTCGATAGCCTCTCACTCAGGTGGAGAGGGCACCTACCCCGACTATCAGGGAAGCCCCAGGAGTTTGGCAATGCCCCAAATGGCAAAGGATGGCACTATGACATCAGGGCAGGTCCAGAACAGGCCCTCTGCGCCCATGCCTGCGAGGTTACCAGTGATCTGGAGTTTGTAGCCCAGGCTGATCATGATCCAAGCGGCGAAACACCACCAGAAGCCGCCGAGGACAGCCCCTCGCCTGCCACCGTAGGCGTTGCCGAAGATGGCCCCCGACCCGCTGGCAAAGAAAGCGGCGATCATGCTGGGGATGGGAATCGGCCAGCCAATAGCCGCCAGGAGAGCAATGGCGACCACCTGAGCAATACTGCCGGTGATAAGCCCGATCATCAGGGAAGTAGGAGCATAGGGATAGATCACCGGGCAGTCAAGGGCTGGCTTCGAGCCAGGCGCGACCACGTCCGCAATGCCCTTAAATGCGGGAACGATCTCTGCAATGAGCATGCGCACACCCTGGATCAAGACGAGCACGCCCGCGGTGAAGCCCAAGGCTTGCAGGATAGAGAAGACGATCCAGTTTTGGCCGCCACTGAGCTCAGTCACGTAGGCCGGCCCCGCGAAGATCATGGCTAAGATGACGATAACCAGCATGACCAAGGAGATGGAGATGGACATATCGCGGAAGAAAGCCAAGCCCTCGGGCAACTTCAGGGCCTCGGCACTGTCCTCAGGGTTGCCGACTAGCCTGGCCAGCCACCCAGCAGTTACGTTTAGCAAAGTCTGGCCGTGACCGAAGGCGATCTCATCCGAGCCAGTGATCTTGCGCATAAAGGGTTGGGCCAGTGCCGGGGCCAAGGTCATATACAGTCCGTCGGTAATGGAGGCCAGGGCTACCACCAGCCAGAAGGGCAAGCCGAAGGAATGGTAGAGGATGGCGAAAGCGCCGGCGTGGATCCAGATCATGTGGCCGGTGAGGTAGATGTACTTCCAAGGCGTGAAACGGGCCAGGAGGATGTGGATGATGTAGCCGAAGAGCATGGTAAGCGAGATCTCGGCAGCGACTCCGGCGACATTAGCCGCCTGCACTGCGCCCAGACAGCCCTCATCATAGGTCACGAAGCCCTCGACGTGGAAGGCATGGGTGAACATCTGCTGAATGGGTACCAAAGCATTGATCAACGCTCCGATACCCACGATCATAATGAGCACCCCCAGGACGGTCTTGAGCACGCCGCTGATGACCTCGCCTGCTGTTTTGCGCTGGATGAGCAACCCTACCAGCGCAATCAGGCCAAGGATCACAGCCGGTAATCGGATCAATTCGAAAATCAACTCGACCATTGGTTTTTCCTCCTTAACTTAGTGAAACGGAAAAATTTCCATACCCAACAGCCTCATTGTCCTACCCTCCCTCTATCACCTCCTTTCTACCATCGGGCTTCGAGCACAGTGCACGGGCATGCTATTTGCCTTGGTACTCTTGCAGAACAGGCACGAGTTTTTCGCGCAACTCCTTCTTGTCAACCAAGTTTCTAATCAGTACCACCTTGGCCGACGTGCTCTTCAAGTGCATTTCCATGTCGGTAGGAGCCACTACGATGTCTGCCTGTTGGGCCTTGAACGTGCCCAGATCCCACGGCACTACCTCGGCTTTTACCTGAAGGTCCTTCAGGATCTCCTCAATAAACATCTTGAGCATCATGCTGCTGCCGAAGCCCATCCCGCACAAAGTGGCGATTTTCATGGCAATGATTTCCTCCTTAACCGCGCCTCTATGCAAATCCCAATTGTAGGGCACCCGCAGGTGATCGTTTTGCTTAGGTTAGGATCACCTCTATGCCCAACCTCCTCAGTTCTGCTACGATGTCCGATGGGGCAGCCGAGTCGGTCACTACTTTGTGAACGGCCGTGACAGGAGCCACCAGAACCGTAGATACCTTTCCAAATTTGCTGTGGTCGGCTACGAGAATCACCTCTGAGGCGGATTGGATGATAGCCCTGTCGGTCATCGTTTCAGGCAGATAATCGCTCGTTAGACCATCCTGAACGCTGATAGCCCGCATACCCATGATCACTTTGTTAGCCCGCAACTCTTTCAGGGTCTGCTCTGTGATATGGCCGATCATGGATAATTCTGAGTGGCGCAACAATCCACCTGTGACTACAACGGTGATCTCCGGCTGGTCTGCCAAGAGGTTAACAATGTTGAGGGCATTGGTAATCACGGTGAGATTCTTCTTGCCGGTGAGGTGGCGAGCCACTTCGAAGGTTGTCGTCCCTGAGCCCAGGAAAATCGTTTCGCCATCCTGAATCAGTTTTGCGGCTGCCTGTCCGATTCTGCGTTTCTCTTCTTCATTCTCCATCATTCTCTGGATGATAGGTGGTTCGGGAGTGGCGCGCTCGGCGACGACGGCCCCGCCGTGGGATCGGCGAATGACTCCTTCATCTTCCAGCGCATCCAGATCGCGCCGCACAGTCGCCGGGCTGACACCAAATCGCTCGCTTAATTCGGCCACCGTCGCCCGCCGGCGTTCACGGATCAGACGCAATATCTCTCGTTGACGTTCAGCACTCAGCATAGTGTGTGCATACCTGCAGGATGGACTTCTTGGATGGGGAGAAAAGAGCCGTATTTGAGCAAATTAGTGCTCATTTCTGCTCTTATTATAGCAGAAATATGCTCGTTTGTCAATAGGAAACGAGAGAAAATTTGCACACAAACCCAGAAAGTGTAATTTGGTAAACCCAGGGAGTTGGGAGGGGACAAAGGGCTAGGAGCGTATAGCCGTACGCTCCTATTACAGCCGCGGCAGGTAGATGCGGAAGAAAGTCTGGAAGACGCGGTTCGTGTTCAGATAGTCGCCACTGAAGCCCCCGACCGCGTAGATCACTGGGCCATCGCCTGTCTGGATGGTGGCTGCGCCCAAGGTGCGCCACTGTTCCAAGACCGGGGTCTCGAAAGGAGACCAGGTATCTTGCGCCACGTCGTATCGCTCGTTGAAGGATAGGCGGTTGATCCATCCGCCACCGATGGCGTAGAGGCTGCCGTCGGCGGCAGCCAAGGCCAGCCCGCCCCGACCCTGGGCCATCGGCGCGCGGGATGACCAGGGATTGCTCCCGGCAGCCTCTGCCGCTGGGTCGTACACCTCGCAGAGATCGAATTCCGTAGCCCCATTGTAGCCGCCCACCACGTAGATCAGTCCGTCGAATTCGACGGCGCTGGCAAAGCCCCGCGCCGTGCTCATAGGCGTGCCCAGACTCCAAGTGTCCGCCTCTGGATCGTAGATGTACACCGTGTTCACGTACTGCATCCCATTGTGACCACCGAAAACGTAGAGCCGCCCACCCTCAGCCGCCACTGCCGCGGCGAAGAGAGGTTCGGGCAGCGGCGCACCTTGAGACCAGGCATCCTGCAAGGGATCATATATCTCGAGGGCAGCGACGGGTTGTTGAGCCGCATCATAGCCCCCGGGGACGTAGATCCTGTCGCCGATAACCGCGGCGGCGATGTTCAGCACCGGCGTGGGCTTGTCTGCTCGCCGAGTCCACGAGTCCGTCTCGGGGTCGTAAACCTCCACCGCGCCGGTTGCTCCCGTCGGTGTATCGCCTCCGATGGCGTAGATCTGGTCTCGGTAGGCTACAACCGCCAGGCGGGCACGGGGGATGGACATAGGCGTGCGCTCCGACCAGCGCGACACAGGGCCTGGTGTGGTGACCACTCCGGCCTGCCACCCTTGGTCACTGAACTGACGGTCGGGGACCAGCGATTCACTTCCGCGGGGAGGCAGGAGGACGATGACCGCGAGGACGAGCGCAAGGAGTACGAAGGCCACGCGCTGCCAGCCGGCAATGCGCCGGATGACGACGGGCTCTGCTGGCATCTCCGCGGGTGGAGGGGCGACTTCGACCCACCCCTCGTGGATAGCGCGGAGCGTGGCCTCGGTGCGCGACTCGACGCCCAACTTGGCGAAGATATTGCGCAGGTGCACCTTCACCGTGTTGTGGCTGATATGCAGTTGGCGGGCGATCTGGCGGTTGGAAGCGCCGGTAGCCACCAGACGCAGGACTTCCAACTCGCGCTCGCTCAGTTCGGCATTGCCCTCAATCTCGGTCATCATCCGGCTCGTAGTGTCTCGCTGAGGAAGTCGGCCCCCACAGAATCATCACATCACACCCGCCAGAGGTCTTCGGCCACATCCTCCAAATCCAGGCTCACCAGCCGCTCATTCGATGGCTTTCCGGTGGCCGGGTCCCAACCACGAAGGGCATAGTACTCGGCCAGCATCTTCTCCATATTCGGCACATGGCCCTCGGTGCCGCCGTCGGGCAACGGGCGCATCAGGATATCGGGCAGGCGATCGTCTCTGGCCGTCACGCCCAGGCGGCAATTCAGCGCCCGTTGGAGTTGGAAGATGCGCTCGCCCGCACGCATCATATCCTCTGCACCTATATCCCAACCTGCCGCCGCGCGGATCATCTCTGATATTTCCTGCAATGGCACCACGGCGAAATGGCACAACCCCAGAGAATCGGTGAAGGCCCGCCAATTCTGGCTGGTCACCACCATCGCTGCTTTATCATCGGCAAAGCGATCCCCGGGCACCAGGCCCAGGTCGGGGTTGCCCATACCCATCTCCACCAAGTAGGCATCGCTTTTGTTATGACAAGCTCCACGCGGCGAAGTGGCATACACCAGGCCCATAGCGGCGTAGGCGCGGGGGTCATGCATGGGGATCTCCAGCCCTTTGACATGCGCGGCCTCGTCTGGCCGGCCATAGCGCTCGCCCATCCGCCGCACACCCTCCACGACGATGGCACCAAAGCCTTCCCGTCGCCCCATCTGGTGCAAAAGGGCGATGGCAGCCTCTGCGTCGCCCCAGCGCAATTCCAAACCGCCGGTATCCTGCGCCGTAATCACGCCGAGGTCGTAGAGATAGAAAGCGAAGGAGGCACTCACCCCAGCGCTGATAGTATCCAGCCCGTAGGCGTTGCACAGGTGGTTGAGATAGTTCACTGCTGCCAAATCCGCAATGAGCAGCATACTGCCCCAGGCAGCGATTGTCTCGTACTCTGGCCCTTCTCCCTCTGGCAACGCATAAGGGCCATCTTTCACATGCACCACACGCCCGCAGCGGATGGGGCACCCGTAGCAGCCGCTGACGCCGGTCAGGATAGTCTCGCCCATGGTGACGCCGCTGATGACGGTGGCCTCGGGGAACAGGCCCTGGGTGTAGTATTTGTTGGGCATGTCGCCGAAAGCAATGCCCGTGTCCACCCAGCCGGCTGTGCCGGTATCGTGGAAGACCTGGCTGACGAACGCTTCCCGCAGGCCCTTCATAGACTGGCGTCCGATCTCCTGGAACCGTTGCCGGTCGGCCATAGGCCACCTGCCCTTGCCTCGAACGGCGATGGCTTTGAGGTTTTTCGAGCCCATCACTGCGCCCAAGCCAGTGCGCCCGGCAGCGCGTCCTTTCTCGGA
The genomic region above belongs to Chloroflexota bacterium and contains:
- a CDS encoding PTS sugar transporter subunit IIA; amino-acid sequence: MRLLDLLNERTIRLGLSAEDWRHAVRLAGQLLLETGSITPGYIDAMVKVVEEYGPYMVVAPGIALAHARPEDGVKRACMSLVRLTSPVEFGSEANDPVDLVVAFGAVDKETHLQALRELATFLGKEEAVTALRRCSNVKKAIQLIRKYTDERTEDRHAGGH
- a CDS encoding PTS ascorbate transporter subunit IIC, translated to MVELIFELIRLPAVILGLIALVGLLIQRKTAGEVISGVLKTVLGVLIMIVGIGALINALVPIQQMFTHAFHVEGFVTYDEGCLGAVQAANVAGVAAEISLTMLFGYIIHILLARFTPWKYIYLTGHMIWIHAGAFAILYHSFGLPFWLVVALASITDGLYMTLAPALAQPFMRKITGSDEIAFGHGQTLLNVTAGWLARLVGNPEDSAEALKLPEGLAFFRDMSISISLVMLVIVILAMIFAGPAYVTELSGGQNWIVFSILQALGFTAGVLVLIQGVRMLIAEIVPAFKGIADVVAPGSKPALDCPVIYPYAPTSLMIGLITGSIAQVVAIALLAAIGWPIPIPSMIAAFFASGSGAIFGNAYGGRRGAVLGGFWWCFAAWIMISLGYKLQITGNLAGMGAEGLFWTCPDVIVPSFAIWGIAKLLGLP
- a CDS encoding PTS sugar transporter subunit IIB, yielding MKIATLCGMGFGSSMMLKMFIEEILKDLQVKAEVVPWDLGTFKAQQADIVVAPTDMEMHLKSTSAKVVLIRNLVDKKELREKLVPVLQEYQGK
- a CDS encoding DeoR/GlpR transcriptional regulator; the encoded protein is MLSAERQREILRLIRERRRATVAELSERFGVSPATVRRDLDALEDEGVIRRSHGGAVVAERATPEPPIIQRMMENEEEKRRIGQAAAKLIQDGETIFLGSGTTTFEVARHLTGKKNLTVITNALNIVNLLADQPEITVVVTGGLLRHSELSMIGHITEQTLKELRANKVIMGMRAISVQDGLTSDYLPETMTDRAIIQSASEVILVADHSKFGKVSTVLVAPVTAVHKVVTDSAAPSDIVAELRRLGIEVILT
- a CDS encoding helix-turn-helix domain-containing protein: MTEIEGNAELSERELEVLRLVATGASNRQIARQLHISHNTVKVHLRNIFAKLGVESRTEATLRAIHEGWVEVAPPPAEMPAEPVVIRRIAGWQRVAFVLLALVLAVIVLLPPRGSESLVPDRQFSDQGWQAGVVTTPGPVSRWSERTPMSIPRARLAVVAYRDQIYAIGGDTPTGATGAVEVYDPETDSWTRRADKPTPVLNIAAAVIGDRIYVPGGYDAAQQPVAALEIYDPLQDAWSQGAPLPEPLFAAAVAAEGGRLYVFGGHNGMQYVNTVYIYDPEADTWSLGTPMSTARGFASAVEFDGLIYVVGGYNGATEFDLCEVYDPAAEAAGSNPWSSRAPMAQGRGGLALAAADGSLYAIGGGWINRLSFNERYDVAQDTWSPFETPVLEQWRTLGAATIQTGDGPVIYAVGGFSGDYLNTNRVFQTFFRIYLPRL
- a CDS encoding aldehyde ferredoxin oxidoreductase family protein — protein: MDGYTGKVLVVDLSANEVHDEPLNEEYARQFIGGAGLACRYLYDLIDADTDPLGPENPLVLMTGFLAGTNAPSASRWVIAARSPLTGIYGEANCGAFFGAELRFAGYDGLILKGRSSAPVYLHVADGRAEVRDAAHLWGQDTYSTIAALKDECADARTRVICIGPAGEYLVPCAAILSEKGRAAGRTGLGAVMGSKNLKAIAVRGKGRWPMADRQRFQEIGRQSMKGLREAFVSQVFHDTGTAGWVDTGIAFGDMPNKYYTQGLFPEATVISGVTMGETILTGVSGCYGCPIRCGRVVHVKDGPYALPEGEGPEYETIAAWGSMLLIADLAAVNYLNHLCNAYGLDTISAGVSASFAFYLYDLGVITAQDTGGLELRWGDAEAAIALLHQMGRREGFGAIVVEGVRRMGERYGRPDEAAHVKGLEIPMHDPRAYAAMGLVYATSPRGACHNKSDAYLVEMGMGNPDLGLVPGDRFADDKAAMVVTSQNWRAFTDSLGLCHFAVVPLQEISEMIRAAAGWDIGAEDMMRAGERIFQLQRALNCRLGVTARDDRLPDILMRPLPDGGTEGHVPNMEKMLAEYYALRGWDPATGKPSNERLVSLDLEDVAEDLWRV